Proteins encoded by one window of Companilactobacillus ginsenosidimutans:
- a CDS encoding bifunctional folylpolyglutamate synthase/dihydrofolate synthase translates to MTEKIQFDKIISQIPDVMKYKDTGSRIPLLQEVLAAAGSPDMEFETIHICGTNGKGSTSTMIRHLLTGADFDVGLFSSPPMYDDREQIQLNGELISYTDFIECYQDLVVAFEKINLTQADFSMFETWYLISTIFFAKKHVNYVVYECGLGGEFDATNATRNVKYAIFTKIAMDHMNILGSTIEEIATTKSKIIKPGMTVISYPKQSPKVIHILQNEADRQNVRLYNSSQNTVLLDEEDLTHSIISLYFEDKKLSDQYFNLGGLYQITNLQNVLNWVAVFNQNSGRKITLENLQRMLQEVTLPGRMELIQKTPPVLIDGAHNINAINGLVDSLEKINSTDDLVFVVGFLADKQYQKCVDRLLDLPATFIITSPDNDKRHLAATDLMKTFSDSPKSVDDRLILTDSIKQAVESARKLQAENNSLLIFTGSFYLINKIRPIWFEK, encoded by the coding sequence ATGACTGAAAAAATTCAGTTCGATAAGATAATTTCACAGATACCTGATGTAATGAAATATAAAGATACCGGTTCAAGAATTCCGCTGTTACAAGAAGTTTTGGCGGCTGCCGGCTCACCAGATATGGAATTTGAAACGATCCATATTTGCGGTACTAACGGTAAGGGTTCGACTTCGACGATGATTCGGCATCTTTTGACTGGCGCTGATTTCGACGTGGGTCTATTTTCTAGTCCACCGATGTATGATGACCGCGAACAGATTCAACTAAATGGTGAATTGATTTCTTATACGGATTTTATTGAATGCTACCAAGATTTGGTAGTTGCTTTTGAGAAAATTAATCTAACTCAAGCTGATTTCTCAATGTTTGAAACCTGGTACTTGATTTCGACAATTTTTTTCGCAAAAAAACATGTAAATTACGTAGTTTATGAGTGTGGGCTTGGTGGTGAGTTTGACGCTACTAATGCTACCCGCAATGTTAAGTACGCCATTTTCACGAAGATTGCGATGGACCACATGAATATCCTCGGTTCAACGATTGAAGAAATTGCGACGACTAAGTCAAAAATTATCAAGCCAGGCATGACGGTAATTAGTTATCCCAAACAGTCACCAAAAGTGATTCATATTTTACAAAATGAGGCAGACCGGCAAAATGTCCGACTCTATAATTCTAGTCAGAATACAGTTTTATTGGATGAAGAAGATTTAACTCACTCAATCATTAGCTTGTATTTTGAGGATAAGAAATTATCTGACCAATACTTTAACTTGGGTGGATTGTATCAAATTACTAATTTGCAAAATGTTTTGAATTGGGTTGCCGTTTTTAATCAGAACTCAGGTAGGAAGATCACTTTAGAGAATTTACAAAGGATGCTTCAAGAAGTGACATTGCCGGGCCGAATGGAACTGATTCAAAAAACGCCACCTGTTTTGATTGATGGTGCACACAATATTAACGCCATCAATGGCTTAGTTGATAGTTTAGAAAAAATCAATTCGACTGATGATTTGGTTTTTGTGGTGGGATTTCTAGCAGATAAACAGTATCAAAAATGTGTTGATCGATTATTAGATTTGCCGGCGACTTTTATCATTACTAGTCCAGACAATGATAAGCGCCACTTGGCTGCAACCGACTTGATGAAAACTTTCTCGGATAGTCCTAAGAGTGTGGACGACCGACTGATTTTGACTGACTCAATTAAGCAGGCTGTTGAGTCTGCGCGTAAGTTGCAAGCTGAAAATAATAGTTTGTTGATATTCACTGGTTCGTTTTACTTAATTAATAAAATCCGACCAATTTGGTTTGAGAAGTAA
- the folE gene encoding GTP cyclohydrolase I FolE: MTPDNQKIIEDSVKNILKAVGDDPDREGVQETPARVARMYSEIFSSLEEPEFNDSKIFQSSNLVDGENVIVKDIPFYSMCEHHLLPFFGKVTVGYEPKNGKIIGLSKIPRLVDFVARKPNVQENITSEIGTRLNKLLAPQGVAVIVTARHMCVEMRGVQKTASKTTTTFYSGVFRDRDKKMEFLEEIKYN, from the coding sequence ATGACTCCTGATAATCAGAAAATAATTGAAGATAGTGTTAAAAATATTCTTAAGGCAGTTGGCGACGACCCTGATAGGGAGGGTGTTCAAGAGACACCTGCACGTGTTGCCAGAATGTATTCCGAAATTTTTAGTTCACTTGAGGAACCAGAATTCAATGATTCAAAAATTTTTCAATCGAGTAATTTAGTTGATGGTGAAAATGTCATTGTGAAGGATATCCCTTTTTATTCAATGTGCGAACACCATTTGTTGCCGTTCTTTGGAAAGGTGACTGTGGGATATGAGCCTAAAAATGGGAAGATCATTGGTTTGAGCAAGATTCCACGTTTGGTGGATTTTGTTGCTAGAAAGCCCAATGTTCAAGAAAATATTACTAGTGAAATCGGTACGAGATTAAATAAGCTGCTTGCACCACAAGGGGTTGCTGTGATTGTTACGGCTAGACACATGTGTGTTGAGATGCGAGGGGTTCAAAAAACTGCTAGTAAGACTACTACCACGTTTTACAGCGGAGTTTTCCGTGATCGAGACAAAAAGATGGAATTTCTTGAGGAAATTAAATATAACTAG
- the folK gene encoding 2-amino-4-hydroxy-6-hydroxymethyldihydropteridine diphosphokinase, which produces MPETIAYIGIGSNMGKSEDIVASAIKDLQNHPEITGVKSSSYYLTDPVGGVEQDQFINAVIKIDTSLDAHELLNFLHELEIKYKRVRTVRWGPRTLDLDIELFGDEIIHDSELDVPHAEMFNRLFVLIPLLEIIDADNPYKKRIQAAADKLNGQQYIVKIAKEA; this is translated from the coding sequence ATGCCAGAAACAATTGCCTACATTGGTATTGGCAGCAATATGGGAAAGTCTGAAGATATTGTTGCTAGTGCTATTAAAGATTTACAGAACCATCCTGAGATAACAGGTGTGAAGAGTTCTTCCTATTATTTGACTGACCCAGTCGGGGGAGTAGAGCAAGATCAATTCATCAATGCTGTTATCAAGATTGACACCAGTTTGGATGCTCATGAACTATTAAACTTTCTACATGAGTTAGAAATTAAATATAAGCGTGTGCGCACGGTTCGTTGGGGTCCGCGGACGTTGGATCTGGATATTGAATTGTTTGGGGATGAAATTATTCACGACTCTGAATTGGATGTGCCTCATGCTGAAATGTTCAATCGGCTTTTTGTGTTAATTCCGCTGCTGGAAATTATCGATGCTGATAATCCATATAAAAAACGTATACAGGCAGCAGCTGACAAATTAAATGGGCAACAATATATAGTGAAAATAGCTAAGGAAGCGTAA
- the folB gene encoding dihydroneopterin aldolase → MLKIKLNEMQFHAHIGVYPEERAVGQDIIVNVELDAKPVDNEVLLEDKLENTINYGPVYKMVAEIVSRPEIKLIETLAVTILQSIKADYSDQLDNVIVSIKKKNLPINGIIDSAEVEVSDK, encoded by the coding sequence TTGCTTAAAATAAAATTGAATGAAATGCAATTTCATGCGCATATTGGCGTTTATCCAGAAGAACGCGCAGTTGGCCAAGACATTATCGTCAATGTTGAGCTTGATGCCAAGCCGGTCGACAATGAAGTTCTACTGGAAGACAAATTGGAAAACACGATTAATTATGGTCCTGTTTATAAAATGGTCGCTGAAATTGTTTCACGACCAGAAATCAAACTAATTGAAACCTTGGCGGTAACCATTTTACAATCAATTAAAGCCGATTATTCTGACCAATTGGACAATGTTATTGTCAGTATAAAAAAGAAAAATCTACCAATTAACGGAATTATCGATAGTGCTGAAGTGGAAGTGTCGGATAAATAA
- a CDS encoding histidine phosphatase family protein, producing the protein MTKYQIYFVRHGRTFYNKLHKMQGWSDSPLLPEGVEVAKTAAKALSDVDFNLAYSSDTRRAMATAKIIMHENKNDLKRHTIKEFREQFYGYFEGMFAKEVWFITGDQHGTPTYLGIVDKYGLDATFDLMKEADPFHFAENSEEYWKRIDHGFEKLDKVAKDGDKVLLVSHSTTIYSLAERYHIPELEINETPKNSSLTILDREDGVNSISTYNKVLK; encoded by the coding sequence ATGACAAAATATCAAATTTACTTTGTTCGACATGGGCGCACTTTTTACAACAAGCTCCACAAAATGCAAGGTTGGTCTGACTCACCTCTACTTCCTGAGGGCGTTGAGGTTGCCAAAACAGCTGCTAAGGCATTGAGTGACGTCGATTTTAATTTGGCTTACTCCTCAGATACACGTCGTGCAATGGCGACTGCTAAAATTATCATGCACGAAAATAAAAACGATCTTAAGCGTCACACAATTAAAGAATTCCGTGAACAATTTTATGGATATTTTGAAGGCATGTTTGCCAAAGAAGTATGGTTCATCACGGGTGACCAGCATGGAACTCCTACCTATTTAGGAATAGTTGATAAATATGGTTTGGATGCCACATTTGATTTGATGAAGGAAGCTGATCCATTCCACTTCGCAGAAAATTCCGAAGAATATTGGAAACGTATCGATCATGGGTTTGAAAAGCTAGACAAAGTTGCCAAAGATGGCGACAAAGTGTTGCTAGTATCACACAGCACAACTATTTACTCGTTGGCAGAACGCTATCACATACCTGAACTAGAAATAAATGAGACGCCAAAAAATTCCAGTCTAACTATTCTTGACCGTGAAGATGGCGTGAATTCAATTTCAACCTACAATAAAGTTTTAAAATAA
- a CDS encoding histidine phosphatase family protein: MAKYQVYIVRHGKTWFNRYDKMQGWSDSPLAPDGVEVAKKAAEALKDVDFSAAFSSDARRAIDTCKIIVDANKDHDKITPVKLPEFREEFYGYFEGNNSPETWFIVGQPHGAETYGELVAKCGMDASKDFLKEADPFHDAENAEEYWERVNKGFKKLDDVAKDGDKILLVSHGTTIRSITDRYNAGNFDITVSPRNASLTIMEVDGDERKVTTYNKMLN, from the coding sequence ATGGCAAAATATCAAGTTTATATTGTTCGACATGGTAAAACCTGGTTCAACCGTTACGACAAAATGCAAGGTTGGTCAGATTCACCCCTTGCTCCAGACGGTGTTGAGGTCGCCAAAAAAGCAGCTGAAGCATTGAAAGACGTCGATTTCAGTGCGGCATTCTCATCAGACGCCAGACGCGCCATTGACACATGTAAAATCATCGTCGATGCTAACAAGGATCACGATAAAATCACACCAGTTAAGCTCCCAGAATTTCGAGAAGAATTTTACGGCTATTTCGAAGGTAACAATTCACCGGAAACTTGGTTCATCGTAGGACAACCTCACGGTGCCGAGACTTATGGTGAGTTAGTAGCAAAATGCGGCATGGACGCTAGTAAAGATTTTCTCAAAGAAGCTGACCCATTCCACGACGCTGAAAACGCTGAGGAATACTGGGAACGAGTAAACAAAGGCTTCAAGAAGCTAGATGACGTAGCCAAAGATGGTGACAAAATCCTACTAGTATCACACGGAACAACCATCCGTTCAATCACTGACCGTTATAACGCTGGGAACTTCGACATCACAGTCAGTCCAAGAAACGCCAGCTTAACTATCATGGAAGTAGATGGCGATGAACGAAAAGTAACCACATATAATAAAATGTTAAACTAA
- a CDS encoding RbsD/FucU family protein, whose amino-acid sequence MLNNIPKELSPELVKCLMEMGHGDEILIADGNYPAMTNSQRVIRADGIGVPTLLEDILQLMPLDPYSDYQAILMETVEGDPRPTIWDTYKEDLDKAYPGYNIKTIERQNFYKYSRDCFAIIQSGETALYGNLILKKGVVVPK is encoded by the coding sequence ATGTTAAACAACATTCCAAAAGAATTATCACCAGAACTAGTTAAATGCCTCATGGAGATGGGGCATGGCGATGAAATTTTGATTGCGGATGGAAATTATCCAGCTATGACCAACAGTCAAAGAGTAATTCGTGCTGATGGAATAGGGGTTCCAACCTTATTAGAGGATATTTTACAATTGATGCCTCTAGACCCTTATTCTGATTATCAAGCGATTTTAATGGAGACTGTTGAAGGTGACCCAAGACCAACCATTTGGGACACTTATAAGGAAGATCTTGATAAAGCTTATCCGGGATACAACATTAAAACGATTGAACGACAAAATTTCTACAAGTATTCCCGCGATTGCTTTGCCATTATCCAATCTGGTGAAACCGCATTGTACGGAAACTTAATCCTCAAAAAGGGTGTAGTTGTTCCGAAATAA
- a CDS encoding sugar porter family MFS transporter: MELNEQETSVEETVKPKTAPVVYIFAILGGFAGLLYGYDSGAISLALPSITNSFGLNATTKGLVVSFLLFGALPSIVVFTGLEKKIERRNVLIIGGIVFIVGSLLSAFATSTAYLMAARFILGIAAGVANMYGLIYLSELAPKHIRGLMSSLYQLSVNVGILAAYGVGAYNLPTNDWRWTLGLGVIPAAIFTIGMFCSPQSPRWLIRDHQVDKARRVLKKVRVSDKEIEGEITDIQNSLKTKEAGLKELFGTFRPVLTLLFVLTAFQVFTGINAAVYYAPEIFHNLGLANASIIADFGVGGALVISTLVSLPFIDRLGRKKLLEISLGGQVLPAIALCIWSNNATVAIVSIFLYVFMFGFGLGPVFWSYVPEILPLKARALGMGVITFTQYLFNALFSLVFPIILEAIGINIFYFFAALSLFAVWYIHKYVLETKGRSLEDIEKYWETKEG; encoded by the coding sequence GTGGAACTTAATGAACAAGAAACTTCAGTAGAAGAAACAGTTAAGCCGAAAACTGCCCCTGTCGTATACATCTTTGCAATTCTGGGTGGATTTGCTGGGTTATTATATGGATACGATTCAGGTGCAATTTCCTTGGCTCTCCCTTCAATCACAAATTCCTTTGGATTGAATGCAACAACAAAAGGTTTAGTAGTTAGTTTCTTACTCTTCGGTGCCTTACCATCAATCGTGGTATTTACCGGACTTGAGAAAAAAATTGAAAGACGTAATGTCTTGATTATCGGTGGTATCGTCTTTATTGTCGGTAGTTTATTATCAGCATTTGCAACATCGACAGCATATTTAATGGCTGCTAGATTCATCCTGGGAATCGCAGCTGGTGTTGCCAACATGTATGGATTAATTTACTTATCAGAATTGGCACCAAAGCATATTCGTGGATTGATGTCCTCCCTGTATCAGTTAAGTGTTAACGTTGGTATCTTGGCCGCCTATGGAGTCGGAGCTTACAATTTACCAACAAATGACTGGAGATGGACTTTAGGATTAGGAGTCATTCCTGCTGCCATCTTCACAATCGGTATGTTTTGTAGCCCACAAAGTCCTCGTTGGTTGATCAGAGATCATCAAGTTGACAAGGCAAGAAGAGTTTTGAAAAAGGTTCGTGTTTCAGATAAAGAAATCGAAGGTGAAATCACTGATATTCAAAACAGTTTGAAGACTAAAGAAGCTGGTCTAAAAGAACTATTCGGAACATTCAGACCTGTATTAACACTGTTATTCGTCTTAACAGCTTTCCAAGTATTTACCGGAATTAATGCAGCCGTATATTATGCACCTGAGATTTTCCACAATTTAGGTTTAGCAAACGCAAGTATTATTGCTGACTTTGGTGTTGGTGGAGCCTTGGTTATTTCAACTTTAGTTTCACTACCATTTATTGATAGACTCGGTCGTAAGAAGTTATTGGAAATTAGTCTAGGTGGTCAGGTATTGCCAGCCATTGCTCTATGTATTTGGTCAAACAATGCAACAGTTGCCATCGTTTCAATTTTCTTGTATGTATTTATGTTTGGTTTCGGACTTGGTCCAGTATTCTGGTCATACGTACCAGAAATCTTACCTCTAAAAGCCAGAGCCCTAGGAATGGGTGTTATCACTTTCACTCAATATTTATTCAATGCTTTGTTCTCATTAGTATTCCCAATCATACTTGAAGCAATTGGAATTAACATTTTCTACTTCTTCGCAGCATTATCGCTATTCGCTGTTTGGTACATCCACAAGTATGTTCTAGAAACTAAAGGTAGATCACTTGAAGATATTGAAAAATACTGGGAAACGAAAGAAGGATAA
- a CDS encoding rhamnulokinase, protein MKHNVIAVDLGASSGRIISSSLENGKLELKEQFRFSNQPINITNSLYWDYLKIFQEIKYGLAIAQRDLEKIDSLSVDTWGVDYGFVGNDGNMLATPHSYRDTRTKKYSDALHEKVSPQEMFEQSGIQPDLINSNYQLFADMNLHPYLKNEVSHIMFMPNLVEYFFSGIESNEYTIASTSGLLDGETRELSTEVLDQLGLKKEWFGEISKGGKVLGKILPEISKEMHLDPDIQVINGIGHDTGAAVYSLPMTGSERKNAAFISCGTWSIVGQQTASPVISSDAFEAGLTNEGCFDGSNRLLKNITGLWIVQELQKEWSFKGEMVEFGEMVKQAENAEHIGSYINPNAACFSEPSDMEERIIEFLKKTNQRLPQSRGELLLIVFESLALSYHQTIIELEKATNESIDTIYMFGGGTKNSLLVQLTADFCQTNVVIGPTEASVLGNVLSQYKTLGLIKDEDERIDILNNSFESKCVTPQKLNSINLDERSRDFEKILHDYEVE, encoded by the coding sequence ATGAAACATAATGTGATAGCAGTCGATTTGGGTGCAAGTTCAGGTAGAATTATCTCCTCATCATTAGAAAATGGAAAATTGGAATTAAAAGAACAATTTCGTTTTTCTAACCAACCAATTAATATTACAAACTCACTTTATTGGGATTATTTGAAAATATTCCAAGAAATCAAATATGGGTTAGCAATTGCTCAACGTGATTTGGAAAAAATTGACAGTTTGAGTGTTGATACCTGGGGTGTTGATTATGGGTTTGTAGGTAATGATGGAAACATGTTAGCTACTCCTCACAGTTATCGGGATACTAGAACAAAAAAATATTCTGATGCGTTACATGAAAAAGTTTCGCCTCAAGAGATGTTTGAACAATCTGGTATTCAACCTGATTTAATTAATTCAAACTATCAGCTATTTGCTGATATGAATTTACATCCTTATCTTAAAAATGAAGTATCGCACATTATGTTCATGCCAAATTTAGTCGAATATTTCTTTAGTGGAATTGAGTCAAACGAATATACTATTGCTTCAACTAGCGGATTGCTGGATGGGGAAACTCGAGAGCTCAGTACTGAAGTTTTGGACCAATTGGGTCTGAAAAAAGAATGGTTTGGGGAGATCTCAAAGGGTGGAAAAGTTCTAGGTAAGATTTTGCCCGAAATTTCTAAAGAGATGCACCTTGATCCAGACATTCAAGTGATTAATGGCATTGGACATGATACAGGTGCTGCAGTTTACTCATTACCTATGACCGGTTCAGAAAGAAAAAATGCAGCATTTATCAGTTGCGGAACTTGGTCAATCGTAGGGCAACAAACTGCGAGTCCGGTAATCAGCTCAGATGCATTTGAAGCTGGTTTAACGAATGAAGGTTGTTTCGATGGAAGCAATCGTCTTTTGAAAAATATTACTGGGTTATGGATTGTTCAGGAATTACAAAAGGAATGGTCATTTAAAGGGGAAATGGTGGAGTTTGGCGAAATGGTCAAACAAGCTGAGAATGCTGAACATATTGGTAGTTACATCAATCCAAATGCGGCATGTTTCTCTGAACCAAGTGATATGGAAGAAAGAATTATTGAGTTCTTGAAGAAAACTAATCAACGTTTGCCACAAAGTCGTGGTGAATTATTACTAATTGTTTTTGAAAGTTTAGCTTTAAGTTATCATCAAACAATTATTGAATTAGAGAAGGCAACAAATGAATCAATTGACACAATCTATATGTTTGGAGGGGGGACGAAGAATAGCTTACTGGTTCAACTAACAGCAGATTTCTGTCAAACAAACGTAGTAATTGGTCCGACAGAAGCAAGTGTTCTTGGAAATGTTCTTTCACAATATAAAACTTTAGGATTGATTAAGGATGAAGATGAACGTATCGACATTTTAAACAATTCATTCGAAAGCAAATGTGTAACCCCACAAAAGCTTAATTCAATTAATTTAGATGAACGTTCTAGAGATTTTGAAAAAATACTTCATGATTATGAAGTTGAATAG